Within the Rosa rugosa chromosome 2, drRosRugo1.1, whole genome shotgun sequence genome, the region aattcgatcaactaggtcaaacgtagttactcttataaacctatatttatatatcatacactccaaagagcaacccctatcaattcaaagaaaatggaaaaaccgaccgttggatgagtttattacaataaattatgagtgtggtaaaaaatttagccaatttcaccatattttcgaatccgatcggattggtcaaccgatatgtagaatatatatatgcacatattttatataagAACTTCCcccccccacacacacacatatatatatatatctctatacacacacacacacatatatatatatatatatatatatatatatatatatatatctatatctctctctctctctctatatatatatatatgtgtgtttatatatatatatataaacacacacacaaatatatatctatatgtgtctatatatatatatatatataaacacacacacatatatgatatattgatatatatatatatatatatatctatatgactatgtatatatatctatataaacacacacacacatatagatatatctacatatataacacacacacacacacatatatatatatatatatatatatatataatattttgcgggcttttacgggccgggcctagagggcttttacgggccgggcctagcgggcttttggcgggccgggcctatgggccgggccgggtttttgcgggcttttttgcgggcctccatcggcccaccaaggcgggcttttgcgggttttttgacgggccgggccgggccaaaagccctgcgggccggcgggcctccatcggcccacttgatccgcgggctttttgatgaggcctatttCAAAATGCGTAGATCTTGGATGGAATTGTGCATGGTACCTGTTGCCAAACGACTAGCTGCTTGAATATGACAAGAGACAAGCCTACAAATAGTACCAACTGAAAACACCTTCCCCTCATGTCTCATTTTGTTTCTAGCATTCCATACAAACCACAATATTGAAGTGAAACAAATCAACCATAAGTCTTTGAGCTGTCCACTTCGTCCTACAGCCATACCCACTTGTAAACCCTCCAAAATTGAGGGAGGAACTCCACCCAACTCAAAGAGAGAAGTAAAATGACTCCATATTGCAGCCGTAAAAGAGCAATTAAGAAAAATGTGATCAAGAGATTCAGAATCGATACCACAAAGATCACAACGAGAGACCAAAGCTACTCCCCTTCGTTGTAAAAAATCATCAGAAATCACTCTACCTCTTAAAACCTTCCAAGCTAGCAGAGACATTCGAGGCAAGATAAATTTAGACCATAATGATTTGCCCCATGCTACTGAAGGAGAAGGCTGCCGCAAAAATATGTAAGCATGCTTTGCAGTTAACTCACCAGAAGAGGAAGCAGTCCAAATAAGTTTGTCTTCTGCTGAAGGATCTGCGGCAATTGGAACTTGACTAATCCAATCACACAAGGATGGAAAATAGAAGTGTAGAAGCTGAGGCAAATCCCATGAACCATTACTAATAAAACTCGAAACCATGTCTGAAAGATCGTCCTATAATGCAACACGGACACCGAAGAAATCACTAATGGGTCTGCCCAAGAAATTATCCCTCCAAAAAGAAATCTTATCCCCTGAACCAATTAACCATCGAGCATTATCTTGAACAACAACCCAAAATTGCCGAATCCCAGGCcagatagaagaagaagcataagaACGACGCCGAATAAACCGGTTCCGAATGAATGAACAACCTTcagattgagaagaaaaaacCTCCCAGCAGCGCTTTAATAATAAGGAACGATTCAAGAGCACAAGTTGCTTAAGCCCTAAACCACCCTCATCAACTGGAGTACAGCATGACCGCCATGCCACTAGAGGAATCCCCCGCCGATCAATAGAACCTGACCAAAGAAAATTACGACACCACACCTCAACTCGTCTAAGTAAAGACACAGGCCATTCATACACTTGAAAATTAAGTGTAAACAAACATGCTGTAAATGACAGATTTAATAAGTTGGAGTCTCCCGGCCATTGACAAAAAAGAACCCATCCAACTTGACAATCGTAGCCTTATTTTATCCACAATCGGCTGAAAATATGATACGCGAGGCTTGCCATGAAAAATAGGGGCACCCAAGTATATGAATGGAGCAGAGCCCAAAGGAATACCTAAGAAGCTGGAAATAGAGTGCCGGCGTCGATGCAAATGCTTACCAATAAAGACTTGTGACTTTTCTTTGTTGATTATTTGCCCAGAAGAATCCCCATACTCAGAAAAAAACTTCATAATTTTTGCTAAATTTCTTTGATCACCCCGGCAAAAAACAATTACATCATCGGCAAACAATACATGAGATGGAGCTAGAGTACCTCGAGGAGAACTAATGCGCTGTAACCCACCTGAAGAAATAAGCCTTGATATACCTCGACTGAGGACCTTTTCTGCCAAGCAAAAAAGCAAGGGAGAAAGAGGGTC harbors:
- the LOC133731445 gene encoding uncharacterized protein LOC133731445; the protein is MDLFTQHEDYQDNGLVSNVIPSLVTEEENCALTSVPLSEEIWAVVKSMDLDSAPGPDGFSGQFFVSCWEIVGADVIMRYNISLLLDDLSDMVSSFISNGSWDLPQLLHFYFPSLCDWISQVPIAADPSAEDKLIWTASSSGELTAKHAYIFLRQPSPSVAWGKSLWSKFILPRMSLLAWKVLRGRVISDDFLQRRGVALVSRCDLCGIDSESLDHIFLNCSFTAAIWSHFTSLFELGGVPPSILEGLQVGMAVGRSGQLKDLWLICFTSILWFVWNARNKMRHEGKVFSVGTICRLVSCHIQAASRLATGTMHNSIQDLRILK